The genomic DNA TTGCTGTTCAAGAAGACAAATGACGATAGGCACAAGGCAACAAAAAACCCTCGGTGGATGAGACCGAGGGCATTTCGATGTCGTTGGTGTCGGCCGCCGTCATCGCGTCGATGGCGAGGACGGGGCGTCGACCCAGTGGACTAGTCGAGGAAGCCGACGAGATCTTGGCTGCGGCTAGGTTGCTGCAGCTTGCGAACCGCTTTGGCTTCGATCTGACGAATCCGCTCTCGCGTTACCTTGAAGATGTGCCCCACTTCTTCAAGCGTGTAACTGTAGCCGTCGCCAAGGCCGTAACGCAGTTTGATGATCTCGCGTTCGCGATAGCTGAGGCTCTTCAGGACCGAATTGATTCGGCCGCGAAGCATCTCTTGAGCTGCACCGATCGCAGGGCTTTCGGCCGTGCCGTCGGGCAACAGATCGCCAAACTGACTGTCTTCGCTATTGCCAACCGGACGATCCAAGCTGATCGGATAGCGGCTCATCGCCAATACCCGACGCGCTTCTTCGACGGTTGTCTCGGCGCGACGCGCTGTCTCTTCGATCGTTGGTTCGCGGCCGAGTTCCTGCAGCAATTGGCGAGCGACGTTCCGCACGCGGCTCATCGTTTCGACCATGTGCACAGGAATTCGGATCGTACGGCTCTGATCGGCAACGGCGCGGGTGATCGCTTGGCGAATCCACCAGGTCGCATAGGTGCAGAACTTGAAACCGCGGCGATATTCAAACTTGTCGACAGCACGCATCAAACCGGCATTCCCCTCTTGGATCAGATCCAGGAAGGAGAGGCCACGGTTGCGATACTTCTTGGCGATCGAAACGACCAACCGCAAGTTACCTTCGCTGAGTTCGCGCTTGGCCTGCTGGTATTCCGAATAAACGGTCTTCAGCATGTTGACGCGTTCTCGCAAGCTCTTGGGCGTCTCTTGCGTGGCGACCATGA from Rosistilla oblonga includes the following:
- a CDS encoding sigma-70 family RNA polymerase sigma factor, encoding MYDSLLDDFEDDAPRDDAVEGFRKIPIEDETDDDAALDTEQVAEGDVQLESPDELLAEVESDSWSDDPVRMYLTQMGEIPLLTRREEILLAKRIEETRRRFRTKLLECDYVIRNAFKTLRRVNNGELPFDRTVQVSVTDRLEKDQILGRLPHNLKTLEVLLKRNQRDYRTALSKSESKERRTDAWRSLARRRRRAVRLVEELGLRTQRIETMIGTLEKFSQRLDDLKVEISKLGRKKEDRELKDRLLQEFRTIMVATQETPKSLRERVNMLKTVYSEYQQAKRELSEGNLRLVVSIAKKYRNRGLSFLDLIQEGNAGLMRAVDKFEYRRGFKFCTYATWWIRQAITRAVADQSRTIRIPVHMVETMSRVRNVARQLLQELGREPTIEETARRAETTVEEARRVLAMSRYPISLDRPVGNSEDSQFGDLLPDGTAESPAIGAAQEMLRGRINSVLKSLSYREREIIKLRYGLGDGYSYTLEEVGHIFKVTRERIRQIEAKAVRKLQQPSRSQDLVGFLD